A window of Halovivax gelatinilyticus genomic DNA:
GGACTTAAATATCACCTTACATAACGTGTGCGTCGCTCTTCACGGCTGAAACCCACCTACCGCCCAGGGTACCAAGGTTTGTGACGAACTCCTCGGGATCTTAATTCATGTTGAAGAGACAAGTTTCCCGGTGGGGCACTGTCTAGATGAGAGTTTGAGGAATGAGTAGGTGGTGGCGAGAAGCTTCCAATGCAACTCGCTAACCTGCTCAGAGAACCCTTAGACGTGGATGGAGATGAGGTTTGGGAGAACGAGCGCACCCAACACCCGTCAGGGTGTTCGGGGTGCGCGTGCATTCGATGGGGTTGTCGGTTCGGGAGGTCGTTGCAGTACTCGAATTACTCGGCTTTGACCGTTCTCACGGCGCAATTTGGAACTGGACGCACAAACTGTCGGAGACCCAGAACGACCCGCGACGGCGCTACCATCGCGGGTCGCGGTCGATGAGAAACAGATCGAGGTCGATGGCGAGAGATAGTGGCTGTACGCCGCGATCTACACAGAATCGAAGCTTCTGCTCGAAATTGACGTGTTCAGCCGCCGCGGGATTGACCCCGAGCCGCCGTTCCTGCACCAACTCACCGAGAAACACGATTTCGACGAGACAGAGTTTCTCATCGGTGCTGGCGGCTATCTGACTGCCCTCGTGCGTCACGAATTGAGCGGTCAGCTCAACTATAGCGATCGAAACCACGTAGAAAAGTGGTTTCAGACTGTCTCAATGCGGACCGACCGTTTTCACTCCTTCTGGGGGCAGTCCAGCCAACGAAAGACGCTGGCTTAGACGCTTCAGACACCAATATTACAACGATCGATCGAATCAAGCACTCAATGGCCGAGTATCTGCTGAGGAGGCTCTCAACTATACAGCCCCCAACAATTCACATTTTGGATTTGAAAAATCACGCACATTATAAAATGCAACAATACTCGTCGATAATATTGTCCATATCATAATTTTCCACCATGTGGTCTCTCCCTCCTTCACCTAATTTCGCTGCCTTAGCTCGATTTTTCCATAGGTCCCTTACACTCTCAACTAGTGCCTCAAATGAACCAGCATGAATACCACCTATTTCATTAACTAATATACCATCTAATGTATGATGCAATGATAGCACTGGGACACTGTATCTCCAAGCCTCTAGAAAAACATTAGGAAATCCCTCATAATCGGATGTATTAACAACAAGGACGGAAGTTCGATAACATTCATGAATTTCATCTGGTGGTACGAAGCCCTTATAGGTAAGGTTGGGGATCTCCTGAGCCCTTGATTGGACCTCCTGTACGTATTCGGGGTTCTTACCTGATCCAACCATGACAAAATTTCCTTCTTCTATTTTTTCAGCGAGTCTTAGGAACCTTTCAGGCTTCTTCTGCTCTTTCTCTATTGTGCCTACCCATAATATATGGTCTCTGTCGGCAAAATCGAGAAGTTCACTCCTATCTGGAAGGCTATAGCCATTAGGTACAACTTTTGATTGCAGCCCAAAATTCTGTCTTAATAATTTCTTCTGTCGGGATGTTTGGGCTATAATCATATCTGCACTTTTCATGGATCTCAAATACATCACTCTAATTGTTTTACTGTAATTTCGAACCATTTCAGAATTCACATCACTATCATTACCTATTGAATATATGTATTTTTTCCTAAGAATTTTACAGGCAGAACCTACTAGTGCACTTAATGGCGGATTTGCCCGTGAATAATACACATCAGCATCAATGAGATAGATACGTTTTATAAGCTTATATAAGAAGTAGGGGAATTTGACCATATCTTTTTTGTAGTTATATCGAATCATCGGTAGCGACTTCCACACGTTTATTCCATCTATCTTTTCAAATTCTGGCCCATTCTGATTAATTACGATGAAGGAAACTTTATAACCCCGACGAACTAGTTCTTTCCCGATAAGATATTGTTGTCGTTCCGCTCCTCCGGCAGAATTGGCGCTACCTGGATTCAAATGACTATAACCGTATGGAGTAACAAAACAAATATGCGTATTTTCGTTTTCTCTTTTCATATAGTATCTGTCTTGCCATTTCTATATTCTCGTTTGGTAAGTGTATTGCGATTAACTAGCCTAACTAGTGTCAAGCTCAATAAGTGTTAACATCCACTCATCTGGATTGCGGAGGTCGTTCTCATCCACTATCCGATCGTCTGAGAGTGTACGAGCAACCAAGGACGTTGATGAGACAAAGCGATTCATTGGGAACATGGATTTACTCAGAAACCCAAATCTCTTCAAAATCTTATTAGAAAAGATTGAACATGGAGCGATAACCATGTCTATTTCAGTATAACGTGACTGGATAGTTTCGAGGAGGGATCGGCATACTATGGGCTCTACTTTTGGTTGTAATGGTAGAAAGTCTACTATACTCACCGTCTGTACGTTGAGTTCTCGTCGATGTCCTATAACTGCTGCTCCTTGAGGTTTGTCTTTATTATGAACTGTAAAAATTTCATACTGCCAATCTGGATTGGCTAACCGCCACTCGTAAAATTTTGTATCACGGGCGGCATGGAACCGTTCAATCGTACCCTGATCATAGAAATCGGCCAAATTCTCAATTGCGAGGTCCGTGTTCTGATGATGTTCTATTAAATCGGGTTCTGAACTAATTGCGTTAAAATCCTTTGCCGAAAGGTATCCTCTGTAAAGAGGGTCTATGCCGAATGCGACTGCTTTGAGAAAACGGTTTTTTGAGTATGATGAGACCAACCTCCTTGGGTTTTCAATACGATAATACTCTGGCGTTTCCCCCACAACTTTCCACCCGAGCTTTGAGTTAGCCTTTAACGATATGTCGTTGGGAAAATTGAAGAAGAAATCCACGTCACCGTCTTCGTATCGATCTATCGCCATTTCTGTCATTTTAGTAAACAGCCCACGCTGGCGATGGTCATGTTGGACCATTGTGTCACAGGGCTGGTAGGCAATATAATCAGCCGATCCATATCTCATTGGAAGTGCCATGAACCCACGAGCGCCTACTAGTTCTCTCTCTTTTTCTGCGACGACGATCGGAACGTGGTTAGTATACGGATTGTCAATATACTTCCAGCTGAACCATTCTTTGGTCTTGGCCCGTCCCAAAACGGACTTATATAACTCGAGAAATGCCTTTATATCTCCATCTTCGAACCAACGAATCTTATACTGGTTACTCATGACAAGCTAATTCCTCGGCTGCGATTTCACCCATTGTTTTCACTGCAACGTCTCGTTCTTCCCGATACATATCGATTTGTTCTAGAACTGTTTCCAAACGGTTGGCGTCCTCGTCCGAGATTACGTTGTTCGGATGTAGCCATATATGGAAGACTGAATTTGGCTTGGAGGCCACCTCCTCAAGTCCAAGTCTAACCTGTCGAAGATGTGGATTGTAGGGCAAGAATCTGAACGCCAACTGCGAGAGGGCTTGTATGACTCGCTTCGAGACTGCCCCCTGTTCATTCTCGAAGGTGTATAGATAAAACGATGCAGGTATATTGACGACACCGTCCGCCGTGACTTTTGGTGTGACTATTGGTGGCGCTGTTCGCCCAAAACCCAGGCGAAGCAGACGCTGCAGGGGAAGGGGTAGCAGGCCACCTTCCGAATTTGGAGGTTGTGTTCCTCTGTAACAAAAAAACCCGAACTCTTGGAGCATATCTACATATCCCACATTATTCCGTGGATATACGAATGAACTGGGGCGACAATCCCATCTGGCCATCGCATCCCGGCTCGCAGAAAGCTCGCCGGCAGCGATCTCGCGCGTGGTTCTCTCCGAGCCGAATTCGACGTGGGAAAACGAGTGTGATCCGATCTCGTGTTCAACGTCACTTTCGAGAAGTTTGGCCACCAGATCTGTTCCGAACCAGTCCGGGTTATCGTTAATTGTGCCACTTGGATCTCGATCGAACCATCCGTCAGGGGTTGGGTGGTCAAGGTGCTCTCCATCGCATTCGTCTAGAAACAGGTGGCCAACGACGGCCCATGTTGCCGGTATGTCGTAGGACTCGAAAAGATCAACAATCCGACTCCAGGCATCTCTAGCATTGTCGATACGCTGTTGAGGGAGGTCTTTCTGATCGTGAAACCCCCACGCGAGTTCCGAATCAAGAGAGATAATTACTGTGCCCATTATTCTAATTTTACTATGGGGGGTAGCCACTGTTGATAGTTAACTGGCTCTATATTCACCGTCATTGAAGTCGCTTTTCCACTTCTTGGTATCATAATGCGCTCTCGTATATTTTGTACAAATCGTTAGAAACTGATTCCCAGCAGACGTCTCTTGTCTGTTCTCTACCGTTACACTCCTCGGTATCTATAGCAGAGATTACCCCATCTACTAATTCCTGTTTAGAA
This region includes:
- a CDS encoding glycosyltransferase family 4 protein → MKRENENTHICFVTPYGYSHLNPGSANSAGGAERQQYLIGKELVRRGYKVSFIVINQNGPEFEKIDGINVWKSLPMIRYNYKKDMVKFPYFLYKLIKRIYLIDADVYYSRANPPLSALVGSACKILRKKYIYSIGNDSDVNSEMVRNYSKTIRVMYLRSMKSADMIIAQTSRQKKLLRQNFGLQSKVVPNGYSLPDRSELLDFADRDHILWVGTIEKEQKKPERFLRLAEKIEEGNFVMVGSGKNPEYVQEVQSRAQEIPNLTYKGFVPPDEIHECYRTSVLVVNTSDYEGFPNVFLEAWRYSVPVLSLHHTLDGILVNEIGGIHAGSFEALVESVRDLWKNRAKAAKLGEGGRDHMVENYDMDNIIDEYCCIL
- a CDS encoding GNAT family N-acetyltransferase produces the protein MSNQYKIRWFEDGDIKAFLELYKSVLGRAKTKEWFSWKYIDNPYTNHVPIVVAEKERELVGARGFMALPMRYGSADYIAYQPCDTMVQHDHRQRGLFTKMTEMAIDRYEDGDVDFFFNFPNDISLKANSKLGWKVVGETPEYYRIENPRRLVSSYSKNRFLKAVAFGIDPLYRGYLSAKDFNAISSEPDLIEHHQNTDLAIENLADFYDQGTIERFHAARDTKFYEWRLANPDWQYEIFTVHNKDKPQGAAVIGHRRELNVQTVSIVDFLPLQPKVEPIVCRSLLETIQSRYTEIDMVIAPCSIFSNKILKRFGFLSKSMFPMNRFVSSTSLVARTLSDDRIVDENDLRNPDEWMLTLIELDTS
- a CDS encoding polysaccharide deacetylase family protein yields the protein MGTVIISLDSELAWGFHDQKDLPQQRIDNARDAWSRIVDLFESYDIPATWAVVGHLFLDECDGEHLDHPTPDGWFDRDPSGTINDNPDWFGTDLVAKLLESDVEHEIGSHSFSHVEFGSERTTREIAAGELSASRDAMARWDCRPSSFVYPRNNVGYVDMLQEFGFFCYRGTQPPNSEGGLLPLPLQRLLRLGFGRTAPPIVTPKVTADGVVNIPASFYLYTFENEQGAVSKRVIQALSQLAFRFLPYNPHLRQVRLGLEEVASKPNSVFHIWLHPNNVISDEDANRLETVLEQIDMYREERDVAVKTMGEIAAEELACHE